A stretch of Miscanthus floridulus cultivar M001 chromosome 13, ASM1932011v1, whole genome shotgun sequence DNA encodes these proteins:
- the LOC136499969 gene encoding aspartic proteinase nepenthesin-1-like encodes MAPHHSMRIVLPVLCLTVAVTAAHGLRIDFRADLNHPYTGSSLSTDDVIIHAARASKARAARINARLARVLGNLSAADVPVAPLSDQGHSLTVGIGTPPQPRTLIVDTGSDLIWTQCRLSRSRRTTASRQGEPLYEPRKSSSFAFLPCSDRLCQEGRFFDKNCTRNMCMYDELYGSAEADGVLASETFTFGVDSKISLPLGFGCGALSAGSPVDASGLMGLSPGIMSLVSQLSVPRFSYCLTPFAERKTSPLLFGAMADLRKYKTTGTVQTTSILRNPGMETAYYYVPLVELSLGTKRLDVPATSLGIKPDGSGGTIVDSGSTMAYLVETAFRAVKKAVLETVRLPVVNRTEEDYDYELCFALPSGVAMGAVKTPPLVLHFDGGAAMVLPRDNYFQ; translated from the coding sequence ATGGCGCCCCATCATAGCATGCGTATCGTCCTCCCCGTTCTGTGCCTCACCGTTGCCGTCACCGCCGCCCACGGCTTGAGGATTGACTTCCGAGCTGACCTTAACCACCCCTACACCGGCAGCTCGCTCTCTACGGACGACGTCATTATCCACGCCGCCCGCGCCAGCAAGGCCCGGGCGGCGAGGATCAATGCCAGGCTCGCCCGCGTCCTCGGCAACCTCTCGGCAGCCGACGTGCCCGTCGCCCCGCTCAGCGACCAGGGCCACTCGCTGACCGTGGGCATCGgcacgccgccgcagccgcgCACTCTCATCGTCGACACCGGCAGCGACCTCATCTGGACGCAGTGCAGGCTGTCCCGCTCCCGCCGCACGACGGCGAGCCGGCAGGGCGAGCCGCTCTACGAGCCCCGCAAGTCCTCCTCCTTCGCCTTTCTCCCCTGCAGCGACCGGCTGTGCCAGGAAGGCCGGTTCTTCGACAAGAACTGCACCAGGAACATGTGCATGTACGACGAGCTGTACGGCAGCGCCGAGGCGGACGGCGTCCTCGCGTCCGAGACCTTCACGTTCGGCGTGGACAGCAAGATCTCCCTCCCGCTCGGCTTCGGCTGCGGCGCGCTCTCAGCGGGGAGCCCCGTCGACGCCTCCGGTCTCATGGGCCTGAGTCCCGGGATCATGTCTCTCGTGTCGCAGCTGTCCGTGCCAAGGTTCTCCTACTGCCTCACTCCTTTCGCCGAGCGCAAGACCAGCCCGCTGCTGTTCGGTGCAATGGCCGACCTGCGAAAGTACAAGACGACGGGGACGGTCCAGACCACCTCCATATTGAGGAACCCGGGAATGGAGACCGCCTACTACTACGTGCCACTGGTGGAGCTGTCGCTTGGGACCAAGCGGCTGGACGTGCCGGCGACCAGCCTCGGGATAAAGCCGGACGGCAGCGGCGGCACGATCGTCGACTCGGGCAGCACGATGGCGTACCTCGTGGAGACGGCGTTCAGAGCCGTGAAGAAGGCCGTGCTGGAGACGGTGAGGCTCCCGGTGGTTAACAGGACCGAAGAGGACTATGACTATGAGCTGTGCTTCGCGCTGCCGAGCGGCGTGGCGATGGGGGCGGTGAAGACGCCGCCGCTCGTGCTGCACTTCGACGGCGGCGCAGCGATGGTGCTGCCGCGGGACAACTACTtccagtga